Part of the Coregonus clupeaformis isolate EN_2021a chromosome 31, ASM2061545v1, whole genome shotgun sequence genome, atagccaccctttgccttgatgacagctttgcacactcttggcattctctcaaccagcttcatgaggtaaacacctagaatgcatttcaattaacaggtgtgccttcttaaaagttaatttgtggaatttatttccttcttaatgtgtttgagccaatcagttgtgttgttacaaggtagccctatttagtaaaagaccaaatccatattatggcaagaacagctcaaataagcaaaaagaaacgacagtccatcattactttaagacgtgaaggtcagtcaatacggaaaatgtcaagaactttgaaagtttcttcaagtgcagtcgcaaaaaccatcaagcgctatgatgaaactggctctcacgaggaccgccacaggaatggaagacccagagttacctctgctgcagaggataagttcattagagttaactgcacctcagattgcagcccaaataaatgcttcacagagttcaagtaacagacacatctcaacatcaactgttcagaggagactgtgtgaatcaggccttcctggtggaattgctgcaaagaaaccactactaaatcaCCAATAATAAGAAATGACTTGcttgatttttggttccaaccgccgtgtctttgtgagacgcggtgtgggtgaacggatgatctctgcatgtgtatttcccactgtagagcatggaggaggaggtgttatggtgtgggggtgcttttctggtgacactgtctttgatttatttagaattcaaggcacacttaaccagcatggctaccacagcattctgcagcgatacgccatcccatctgatttgggtttagtgggactatcatttgtttttcaacaggacaatgacccaacacacctccaggctgtgtaagggcttttttaccaagaaggagagtgatggagtgctgcatcagatgacctggcctccacaatcccccgacctcaacctaaaTGAGATGTTTTAGGATGAGTCGGacaacagagtgaaggaaaagcagccaacaagtgctcagcatatgtgggaactccttcaagactgttggaaaagcattccaggtgaatctggttgagaaaatgccaagagtgtgcaaagctgtcatcaaggcaaagggtggctatttgaagaatctcaaatctaaaatatattttgatttgcttaacacttttttggttactgcatgattcaatatgtgttatttcatagttttgatgtcttcactattattctacaatgtagaaaatagtaaaaataaagaaaaacccttgaatgagcaggtgttctaaaacttttgtccggtagtgtgtgtgtgtgtgtatatatgtatatgtggaTGTGACCAGTAAGAGCTTGTATGATAGTGAAGGGCTATTACTGTAAACATATGACTGTATTGTGTGTTGTTTTGGAGATGCTCAGGTGTTTTGTCTGTCCCTCTCCCAGGGTCATGGGCGGACCGGTCTCCTCTCCACGAGGCAGCGTGTCAGGGCCGTCTCCTGGCCCTCAGGACCCTACTCTCACAGGTGAGTCAAACACAGAGGGGCGGGGCACCACAACGTAAAGCATTCTGGTCGATGGTTTATACAGTGTTAAGACAGTAAAGAAGGAGAGGAATGTTTTGACACCTTTATGTAAAATTATATGCTGATGCTGTTTCTGTATGTTCCAGATAAGATACATATGATATGTTTGCCATTTCCCCTCGTAATCAGATTTCCAAAAGttagggtaacactttatttggatagtctatctgtagatgctctacagactatctacagactaCCAGTAATATTTCAACTATCTATCTACTAACTctagctctaaccttaacccttatcctaaccctaaacttaacccttaccctaaccctagacctaaccttaacccttaccctacaCTCTTagggaaaaaaggtgctatctagaaactaaaagggttcttcagctgttcccgtaggataaccctttgaagaaccctttttggttccaggtaaaaaccCATTTGGTTCCTTTTACACAGAGggatctacatggaacccaaaatagttctacctggaaccaaaaaggtttctcctattgggacagccgaagaacccttttggaacccttttttcaaagagtgtaactcgtattctaaacctaaccctaaacgtaaccttagcaagcagttgcttatcaacatatAGTGTGTTGATAGTATGATCATCTGTAGAGCATCTGCACAAATAAAGTGTAGGGAAAGTGAGCCCTATATAATGAATGCAAACATTTCTTGTTGTCATCCCAGGGTTACAACGCAAACATCCCTACCATAGACCATGTGACGCCGTTGCATGAGGCTTGCCTGTCAGACCACGCGTCATGCGCCAGGGCGCTTATTGCTGCTGGTGCCAATGTAAGTCATgaccaaacacatgcacacacacacaaacacatacactccATGTCAGAACAAGACATCATTATGCTGTGGCAGCAACTCATCTTTTTACATTCCGATTGACTTCCCTTTGTTGTAACTTTGGAACGTTTCCATTTACAATGGCTCATGTATAGATACACATGCTTTTCTGACAATGCCCCATCTATCTGATCAGGTAAATGCCACCACCATTGATGGGGTGACACCGCTGTTCAATGCCTGCTCAGTGGGCAGTGCCACCTGTACAGAGGTACTGCTGGAAAACGGTGCCAAGCCCCAGTCAGAGATATGCCAGCCCTCGCCCATACACGAGGCTTCCAGCAAAGGTACTGTAGGAGGACTTCCATCGCAGGATATGTGCTGTCACTATTGTGAGGTTTTGAAATACTCTGGCTGTAATTTTAGTATGTTCCCCCCCCCAATTCTAAGATGAGACCAGTGAATGCGTTTCTGAATGAGAGTATGCTGGTAACACAGGACGTATTGTGTGTAGGCAAAATTGCTTGTCTGGAGGTACTGATCACATGGGGAGCAGACGTGGACTATGATATTCCTCACCTGGGAACCCCCCTGTACATCGCCTGCATCTCCTCAGGACTCCAGTGCACACAGAAACTCCTCAATGGAGGTCAGTAACTAACCAGACACTTTGGTCCTAACTTAAAATGAtctctcccattgacatcaatgcatttTGTATTTCGTTTTTACGATTCATCCGTTTGTATtatctttttcttcttctgtttTCTGTATTTACTAAGAGAAGATATGTCATAGGACATTGATTTACCTGatgcagtacatttacattttactcatttagcagacgctcttatccagagcgacttacagttagtgagtgcatacatcttttttttttttatatactggccccccatgggaaacgaacccacaaccctggcgttgcaaacgccatgctctaccaactgagctacatccctgccagccattccctcccctaccctggacgacgctgggccaattgtgcgccgccccatgcgtctcccggtcgcggccggctacgacagagcctggattcgaaccaggatctctagtggcacagctagcactgcgatgcagtgccttagaccactgcgccactcggcacAGTGGTCTATTCTCCAAACTGAACAAACATAGGGTGTGTTCAGTTGGGAGAATAGATTTTTAAACTGAGTAAAACAGGAAGGAACTACAAAAACGTGTCCAATCAGAGCATAGATTAATGTTTTCTGTTGCAAACCATTTTCCTAGAGTGTGAACTACTGAACTAAACCAATGGTGTCCGGTTTGCTCCACAGGGGCCAATGTGCAGAAGGGCAGGTTCCTGGAGAGCCCGCTCCATGCAGCAGCTCAGAAGGACTGTACTGAGATCATCAATGTGTTGTTAGAGTTTGGAGCGAACATTAACGCTAAAAACCTAGAGCTGAAGAGACCGGTGGAGTCAGCCCCGCCTAACAGCTCAGCAGAGGAGACGTTACTGCTGCATGAAGGTAAGATTATGCTCAGTTTACATGGGAATATTAGACTGATTCCAGATCAGTTTGTACTGTATAGCTAACTCATATGTTCGTTTTCATGCCAAACTTGTAGTCTGATCAGAAACCGATACTGTTGTTTTCTGATACTAattctgatctgggaccaggccagGAAATATCCCCATTCAGTCAGAATTCATTGTAAAACATTGATATTTGAATTATAGAAGTGGGTGATATTGACGCTGTCTTGGAATAAtctgataatctctctctctgcagcaacACCGCGGTCACTACGTCAGCTGTGTCGTCTCAGTATCAGAGATTATATGGGCCGATCTCGACTACACCTCATCCCTCAGTTACACCTCCCCAACCTTCTCAAACGCTTCCTCCAGTACAGATAGGGACACATCaacgctctctctgtttctctctctttcatctctgtctgttgctctcccccttctctctctgtttctctctctgtctttctcctgtctgttgctctcccccttccctctctgtttctctctctgtctttctcctgtctgttgctctcccccttctctctctgtttctctctctgtctttctcctgtctgttgctctcccccttccctctctgtttctctctctgtctttctcctgtctgttgctctcccccttccctctctgtttctctctctgtctttctcctgtctgttgctctcccccttccctctctgtttctctctctgtctttctcctgtctgttgctctcccccttccctctctgtttctctctctgtctttttcctgTCTGttgctctcccccttccctctctgtttctctctctgtctttctcctgtctgttgctctcccccttccctctctgtttctctctctgtctttttcctgTCTGttgctctcccccttccctctctgtttctctctctgtctttttcctgTCTGTtgctctcccccttctctctctgtttctctctctgtctttctcctgtctgttgctctcccccttccctctctgtttctctctctgtctttttcctgTCTGttgctctcccccttccctctctgtttctctctctgtctttttcctgTCTGTtgctctcccccttctctctctgtttctctctctctctttctcctgtctgttgctctcccccttccctctctgttTCTAAATGAGAGCATTGTCATAATAGAGGATATTCTCTATCCCatccactctctttctctttctctctgtttctctctcgtcCATCTTTATCATCAAGTTAATTTATTATTAGTCACTGAACCTCTTTTTTTAACCCAGAACCTCAAACGCACAGAATCCCTCCCATTCACTGAAATCTGTTTTAACTGATTCTCTGAAGCACCTATGCACATGGTCATGTAAATATGTATATTCTGTTACATTGACCAAAACAAGAGTTTGAATGTTCAAAATAACTAAATATTAACACTGTATAATATTGTGTTATAAGTCCTTGTTAAAATGACACCCCCACTGCAGTGATCGTTGTGATCCCAACGTGTCAGAAAGTTGTCTGTGAAGATGTGTATTGGTGTAAATCATGTTTTTCTGCACAATACTATCTAAGTCAAGTTGATCGTTCATCTTTCATGTTCACTTTGGTTTTGTATCCAATATTCCTGTGCATGCCATACGTTTAACTGCCTAATATTCATTGACCCAAATAATAAAAGGGGTAATTGAATCTTTAACGTAATGTATAACATAACATAATGTACTTTAATGTACACATAATGAATGTTATGTCATCTTGTTTGAATGAGCTGCCTTTATGCTATCAATGATGCAAACAAGATAACATAATGTACTTTAATGTACGCAGTGTTATGTTATCTTGTTTGCATCATTGATAACATATATGCAGCTCATTCATTACACATTGACGTGTACGTTAGACTCAATGACTCCTTGTAATTCCCtgataatgtggaaaaagtgaaaatATTCAAAATGACACCCATGATAATCTGATTGTGTCTGTCCTATATGAAGCTCTTATGCTAATCAGATgtattttgttatttatttatattaaatTAGCCAACTAATATATTAACGTGACCTGTATATGTATAACTCACTCACAAATGTGCAGTATTTTGCCAAAACTCATTTCACATACCTCTCACCTGTTTTACTATAATAAATAAGAATGTTATTCCATGATTGTCTTGGGGATTATACTTCTTGAATTTTTTGGCCGTGGTTtagttttgtctttttttttgacAGACTTTTTCATTTTGTCTACAATGGTGCTCTGTAACATGACCAATTTTCTCAATTGATCCTTTACCTTTTCCATTAATCAAAACTCAAATATATCCTGCTTACAAATTTTACATGTTTACATTGGTATCGTCTTTATGTTACAAAAGTAAGATTGTCATATTTTAATTAACACATTTTATAAACTGCAATGGCAGTACAAACAAACTGTACATATGTCAATAAGTAAAACATAATAAATACATAGATACAATAAATGCATTTGAAGATAATTTAAGTtgaacatatacactaccgttcaaaagtttggggtcacttagaaatgtccttgttttagaaagaaaagcaaaaaaatttgtccattaaaataacatcaaattgatcagaaatacagtgtagacattgttaatgttgtaaatggctattgtagctggaaacggctgatctttaatggaatatctacataagcgtacagaggcccattatcagcaaccctattgagctgttgtgggagcagcttgaccgtatggtacgtaagaagtgcctatcaagccaatccaacttgtgggaggtgcttcaggaagcatggggtgaaatctcctcagattacctcaacaaattgacaactagaatgccaaaggtctgcaaggctgtaattgctgcaaatggaggattctttgacacaataattatttaaataaaaaatcattatttctaaccttgtcaattactacatttcctattcattttgctatatgtcctattcaaactcatttcatgtatgttttcatggaaaataaggacatttctaagtgaccccaaacttttgaacagtagtgtaggtGGAAAAGTAATatcaatacattattaaaaaaattacaaCACAATTACAAATGATCTGAATAAATGTTTGTTTCATTAAGCAGGAGGAAGAAAACCTATTCTATTTACATGAATGTACCTACTttccaatatactgtatgttgcagTGATAAAGATGTAACAAATCGTTTTCTACTTTCTTAAGGCACAACCTTCAGGTATTTAATTTCTTAATTAGCCTATTTATTCAAGTCTGTGTTTCAAAAGCAAAAGGATTCTCAAATATTGCCTTCTTTTTATCATAGCTTTCTGtttaatggcatattatttaacATATAAGTTAGCTAGTCTTAGCAGGTTGTCACCCTGTCTGCCAAATATTGATTGTAATAATGAATTCCATGCAGAAGCTTATCATCAATACGAAATCACTACAAATTCTGCAGTCAGGTGATGGCTACGAATGATTATGACGGTGTAATGCCGACGAGACTCAGAGACATTCTAAAGCATCGACCCAACCATAGAATATAAATTATAATTCTATGGATCCAGTATCATAACAGCTATTATTCTAGCCTTGTACAGTACCAACTACCTCCCCTTCTAGCTAGCAACTGTGATCCCTGATACAGTACTGCGCAACTCAACAGGAATTACAGTCTTATGTGCAATACAATAACCTATTCACAGGATAATTGACAATTTTACATGTCCACATCCTTATTTTTGGTCGAGTAGAAGTCTTATACATTCACAGTCAAACACGGTACTGTACAGACACGATGCTGCTAAGCTGTTTTAATGAGAAAGCAATCAAGTCCTACATCAATTATTTGGTTGATTGATGCTAAGCTAAATAAAAGGCTAACAAGTATGTTTGCTTTCGATCACCTACCACTGTAGGCCTAGATCATCATATGCTTTGCtcttgtatctgtgtgtgtgctggCGGATTTCTGTTACAAACAGAAATGATGATGCAACATTGCACAACGTTAAACCAACAGCAATACAACACAAATATGGTATTCATCAATCAAATGATGCTGGTGCTATGACCATGAGTATAATAAGAATCATATAGCTCGTCGACTTGTCTGTCTGTGGACTGATGTGCATGTGATGGCGTGTCTAAAACAAGACAGAGCAGTATTGCAATGGTCTCGCTCCCACATAGCAACACTATAACCCGTTTCAACCATGCAAACACTCTTTGTCAGTGTCTAAGTACGGCAACACGTTTTCTATAAGAAGCTGTAACACTGTTGACTGGATGACTTGTGCTGCACACATTGTAAaccacatagaaaaagcacataGTGGAGGAGAGAACTAATTTTAAGCATATTTGTTTATCGCTTTCGtccatccatctctcttcttCCGTTCTGGAACGTCCATCCCTTCTTCCTTCTATCTCTCAGGGAGAGCAGGTGTCGGTCCTGACGTTGACCTTTTACCATCATGTGACCTTGGCCTCGGAGGCTGACCAATCAAATGCCATTAGTCCTGTAGCCCGTCCTCATTGGCTAGGCTGTGTCTTAGAAGGGGTCGAGACGGACACCCGTCCCCAGAGGTGAGAAAAGGTTCACTTTGGCCCACATAAGGGCATCGTTCAATGATATGGCCGATTTACCGTCCTCAAGGAAAAACACAGGGCCCTGAGTGAAGAAAAGAAAAGCACAACAGTTTAAAGGTTGAAGTAACGTCATATTTCTCCCCTTGAATCAGCTGAGGAAGTGACTGAGACACACTTCAAGCAGAAAGGCACTTCAAATCATCGCAGTGGAGACAGCTTGAGCAGCAGTTTACTGATTACCACCCATTTAGTGATTACCCACCACTAGGGGACTACAAATAGTAACCACTCATGGGCTATATATAGCATGGCCCTCTTTGTAAGGGGTTAGAAAGCATGGTGGTTTGGGTCTGAGTTGCTGCTGAGCCCTTTGTTTCCCTGAcccagattaaacctagtcctggaccCAATTCTGTGTCCTCGAAACTGTCCCTTTGTGACCAATATATTTCTGAATGTATCTTTCTGAATACACTTTGATTTATTAATTGGTTGATTGCTTGAGGCTGACCTGAATCCTGAGTCCGGTAAAGCAGGAGACCTGGACGTCAGAATGGCTGGGCAGGTTGGAGCCTGTGACATAGTCGGGCCCCTCCAGGCCCCTGAGTGGCTCCTTCTGGAGCCTGTCTAGCAGGCGGGCGTGCTCTGCCTTCTGCGCCTCTGACGGAGGGGTGTAGGGAGCATCATCAGGACCCCTGGAGCTGGAAGGCATGGAGACAGAATCAAACGATTCAGACATGTAGACACCGGTGTGTTTTAATGTCAGACTTTGAACCTCAAACTGTCTTGAGTTTGCTAGTCCAATATGTGATGACTAACATCCGGGCCAGGCCAGAGTAGAGTGTATCAGTGTCATGGATTGACAAGACAATTCTTCTActcacttgatgagagaaggtGTGCAGGCCATCCATGCCTCCAGCTCTACAGAGAGTTGCTCTATCTGTAGGGGAacagacacctctctcctcttcatcaaCTGACTGGGGAGGAAGGTGAGAGGTCAGAGATAGGGCTTTAAATTCAACATTGAAGAATTAGGTGATGTAGGTTCAACATAAACATTTAGAAAGTGTTCCATACGGTGGCTTTTGCATCTTACCTGGTATACTCATAAAGTGCAGGAACGATGCTGGAGTATTGTCTTCTGATGGCCAACAGTGCACCGATGTAACCAGATAGGATGAGCAGCTCACTTCGAGCTCTATAACACAATAAGAAAATCCAAGGTGAGAGGGCTGATGGCCAATCTATAGCAGTATTCTTAACCTTCCTctcacatttagcagacgctcttatccagagtgatttacaggagcaattagggttaagtgccttgcttaagggcacattgacagatttttcacctagtcggctcagggattcgaaccatcaacctttcagttactggcccaatgctcttaaccgctaggctacctgcctagaCCCAGGTGACGTTGTCTCACACATTGTGTTTTCCATTCACTTACTCAGTGAACTTGGCAAGTATGAGCCGGTCCGTTCTAATGTAACCCAGAAGGTCCAGGATAGGATGGACAGAGTCTACGGTCCAGTCAGAATCACTCAGTTGTTCTTTGACGTGGGTGATGCCAACAAGCAGGGCTGCCTCGGGTTCTGGACTCAGTAGATAGTACTTGACAGCATTGAAGATGTCTCCCTCACTGACAGCAGACTCAGCCAATGCCTGACATTCCTCCAGACTGGGAAGACCACACTGAAACAACACCCCCCATTATTAACATACATTTTTTCATTCAATGTTGTTGTTGACATTTTCATGTCATATTGTAGATAGGTCTATTTGTATGTTCTTCTGTTTAAACAATTAGGACTGGTTTCCCGGACCCAGtttggactaaaaagcatgaCTTAAAAGAATGCTCAACAGAGAATTTTCGTTGAATTTCTGCACCAACTTTTTTATGGATTTGGTTTATCTCTGAGGAGCTCCCAGGGTAGAAGGCACACAGCTTGGCCAGCAGGACCTCGTTGTCTGGGATCATCTGGAGAAGATCAGCTGCCAGGTCCCTGGGAAGGAGAAGGGTGGTGACATTAGTCTAGTTGTTGGATTGCAGAGGACACATCCACACATCCCTCTGAAAACCTAAGCCGTCTTTATGAATGAGGTAATGTACTGTACAAGACCAGATACAAACGGATGGAACAAAAGATGCAAATCAAACCAGAATAAAGTCAAATCCTTTATCGCATTAAACTTAGGGTTATGATACATGAAACATGTATAATACCTGCTTCCAACTGATGGAAAGCTACAAGAAATGAGAGGATGGAGATGATAAACAAATGCGATCTGTACATTCTCAATCATAtggagaatatatatatataatctagcCTGTTATGTACAGTAGCCCTCTCATGGAGAGTTGTAATTGGCTCTTACCAGGTGGGTGCGGTCATGTACTTCCTGGCTAGTAGCTCCAGGACGTAGTGAGTGGCCTGATTGGCTGATTCTCCCAACACCAGCCCTACACACACAGCCAGCTCCAGCTCATTACCCCGGATTAGACTGGCCATGGCTAGCTGTGGGGAACACACAACAACATGATAAGTTATGCATCTACTAAATATCTACATTTATGTTCACATTCATAGGCATTAGTGCTCTGTAGGTAGGCTTTTGCGGGAGGGTAGCTCATGACCAGATTTAGGTTTGAGGTGAACAATTAGCATACGGAACAGTGAATATTATGTGTGTATTACAAGAGAACATACAGAGTCTGTGTGTTTACCTCAGTGTTGTCAACAGCCAGGTGACAGCACGCCGCCAGCACAGCACGGCCATCTTGGAAATACCACTCCGCTAGCTCCTTACATACACACTGCAGCAGCCTGGAACAAGAGAGATTACACTTGAGCCACACAAGCCTGGGGTCATGAGGGGATATTCAGTTGCCCGGTATGGATGCAATGCAC contains:
- the asb5b gene encoding ankyrin repeat and SOCS box protein 5b isoform X2, whose amino-acid sequence is MPEVPSAESSSEQQPENTPRKRTLEYTDDYTAKKKPRCWGILTSQGSWADRSPLHEAACQGRLLALRTLLSQGYNANIPTIDHVTPLHEACLSDHASCARALIAAGANVNATTIDGVTPLFNACSVGSATCTEVLLENGAKPQSEICQPSPIHEASSKGKIACLEVLITWGADVDYDIPHLGTPLYIACISSGLQCTQKLLNGGANVQKGRFLESPLHAAAQKDCTEIINVLLEFGANINAKNLELKRPVESAPPNSSAEETLLLHEATPRSLRQLCRLSIRDYMGRSRLHLIPQLHLPNLLKRFLQYR
- the asb5b gene encoding ankyrin repeat and SOCS box protein 5b isoform X1, which produces MTPNVDGQSFGTVHYSNVYLSIFALFCVKLFVKISLNILTHFYVVKGNRKEAARIAEEFYDFGQGHRSWADRSPLHEAACQGRLLALRTLLSQGYNANIPTIDHVTPLHEACLSDHASCARALIAAGANVNATTIDGVTPLFNACSVGSATCTEVLLENGAKPQSEICQPSPIHEASSKGKIACLEVLITWGADVDYDIPHLGTPLYIACISSGLQCTQKLLNGGANVQKGRFLESPLHAAAQKDCTEIINVLLEFGANINAKNLELKRPVESAPPNSSAEETLLLHEATPRSLRQLCRLSIRDYMGRSRLHLIPQLHLPNLLKRFLQYR
- the asb5b gene encoding ankyrin repeat and SOCS box protein 5b isoform X3 is translated as MSYTYQWLDVPWGDGDMGSWADRSPLHEAACQGRLLALRTLLSQGYNANIPTIDHVTPLHEACLSDHASCARALIAAGANVNATTIDGVTPLFNACSVGSATCTEVLLENGAKPQSEICQPSPIHEASSKGKIACLEVLITWGADVDYDIPHLGTPLYIACISSGLQCTQKLLNGGANVQKGRFLESPLHAAAQKDCTEIINVLLEFGANINAKNLELKRPVESAPPNSSAEETLLLHEATPRSLRQLCRLSIRDYMGRSRLHLIPQLHLPNLLKRFLQYR